The nucleotide window ACATTCGCAAGGAACAGGCGGCGGGCAAACTCGTCGCGATGATGGGCGACGGCACCAACGACGCCCCCGCGCTGGCCCAGGCCGACGTCGGCGTCGCCATGAATTCCGGCACGCAAGCCGCCAAGGAAGCGGGAAACATGGTCGATCTCGACAGCGATCCGACGAAGTTGATCGAAGTCGTCGAAATCGGCAAGCAACTTCTGATGACCCGCGGCGCCCTGACGACCTTCTCGATCGCCAACGACCTGGCCAAGTATTTCGCGATCGTGCCGGCCTTGTTCGCGGCCAACCTGCCGTGGCTCAAAAGCTTCGACATCATGAATCTGCACTCCGCGACGTCGGCGATCCTTTCGGCAGTCATCTTCAATGCCGTCATTATTCCACTATTGATCCCCATCGCGCTGAAGGGCGTGGCGTATCGGCCCGTCGGCGCCGACGCGCTGCTGCGGCGAAATCTGTTGATCTGGGGGCTGGGTGGCGTGATCGTGCCGTTCGTGGGCATCAAAATCATCGACGTCGTGCTGTTGCACCTGCACATGGTGCCTTGAACGGCATGGCGAGCGATTGTTGGCGTGGACGTTGGATGGTGCGCCATGGCAAGCGCAGTCTGCCAGTGTTGAGCCGCGAGTTGGTGCCGTTCTAATCTAAAACGCGAGACACGATATGATTCAAAATTTGCGTGCGAACTTGTGGTTGATCGTTTTGTCGCTATTGATGTGCTGTGTGCTGTATCCGCTGATGTTGCTCGCGGTCGGGCAGATCGCATTTTCCACTAGCGCCGAAGGAAGCCTGATCGTCGATCGCAACGGCCAGACGATCGGATCACGCTTGATCGCGCAGCCGTTCAGCGGCGACCAATATTTTCAGCCTCGCCCATCCGCCGCGTCGTACAACGCAGCCGCCTCGGGGGCGAGCAACTGGGGGGCGAGCAATCCGCAGCTACGCGACCGCGTGGCCCAATCGCTCGGCCCGATCGTGAAATACGCAGCCGGACCGAACAAAGACAAGCTGGTCGGGCCCGATATCGAAGCATGGTTCAAGAAAGACCGCTTTCAAGACAAGCCCGGAATCGTCGCCCAATGGGCCGATGCCCATAACACGACGGCTCAGAACTGGGTCGGAACCACGTTTGACCCAAAGAGCCCGACGCTGCAACAGCAATATGTGTTGGATTGGGAAAAGACGCGTCCAGCCGACATCGCTCGATTCAAGAAAGATAATCCCGACAAGACGGATCCCG belongs to Pirellulales bacterium and includes:
- a CDS encoding potassium-transporting ATPase subunit C, translating into MIQNLRANLWLIVLSLLMCCVLYPLMLLAVGQIAFSTSAEGSLIVDRNGQTIGSRLIAQPFSGDQYFQPRPSAASYNAAASGASNWGASNPQLRDRVAQSLGPIVKYAAGPNKDKLVGPDIEAWFKKDRFQDKPGIVAQWADAHNTTAQNWVGTTFDPKSPTLQQQYVLDWEKTRPADIARFKKDNPDKTDPAPSDLAIVFFKSLSKEHPGTFPSAQDHTVNGKTEKQIALVSEGSDVQSWMFDMWLEAHPDAELQQVPGDLVMASGSGLDPDITLDGAEYQLDRVGGEWTKRANRDVRGEIEAMLQDHATAPLGGLVGGKLINVLEMNLALRDRYEPAGPAAK